Genomic DNA from Salvia miltiorrhiza cultivar Shanhuang (shh) chromosome 1, IMPLAD_Smil_shh, whole genome shotgun sequence:
CCTTGTGTCtcttctgtgtgtgtgtgtgtgtggaatCTGCAAAGGTTTTGAAGAAAGCTGAGGTTTAAAGTCGGTTTTGATGAGAAGCTGAAAAGGGTGTTGGCTTGATGTGATGTGGAAAAGTATAATCTAAACAATCAATAACTCATTTTTGTGTGTGACGACTGATGATGGGTTACTAAAGGAGTTGCATGTTTGTTTGCTCTGAAATTTTTCTTTCAGACTTTATTGGTTCGCTTACGAATTCCTAAATCTGGTTGCAGTCATTCTATTTCATGAGAAATTAAAATGAAGAGCCCCAAGTTCTTGTTGTTGCTATTGTCTCTAAATGTGGTCTCTTATATAGCGGTAAAGATTCTATCTTTTTCAGCTCGTATTATTTTCCCAATTTTGTTGCAATCCTTTGTGCACGTTCATGTggttttttttgttaattttacgATTAATTACGAACTGAATGAATACGAGCGTAGACTGCTGCGCCGCCACCGACGTGCCCTGCTGATGTTTCAAGTGGTTGTGATTCTGGTTCTGGTGAATGGGAAGGGGAATTTTTCCCAGGcatttcaaaaattaagtaCGAGGTGAAATTTGTGATcagctttttctttttcttaataataGTCAGTGAAGAATATGCTTATTTCAATTTCCTTAGCTGGAATTTGTTAAATAGTCATGTGATGAATATGGTGATTTTGATTATGCTTGGCTAATACAGGGTCCTACCAGTAAGAATCCTCTCTCCTACAAATGGTATAATGCCGAAGAGGAAattcttggtaaaaagatgaaGGTGAGGGTTTTATTGTGGTAATGCTGTATGCTTTTCAGCAATCTAGATTCTAGAGGATTATATGGGTTGAGTTATGGAACCTAAAATTCCTAATTTGACATAGGATTGGTTGAGGTTCAGCATTGCATTTTGGCATACATTTCGTGGAACAGGCGGTGATCCGTTTGGTGCACCGACCAAGATGTGGCCTTGGGAAGATGGCACTAATTCCTTGGCAATGGCAAAGAGAAGAAGTATGGTTATGCTGCAAATATTAAGTTCTCAATTAAATAGGGTTAAATGAATTTGTTAATCTAAAGTTTTTTGGACCTTGGTTATTCAGTGAGGGCAAATTTCGAGTTCATTGATAAGCTTGGAGTTGACAGATGGTGCTTCCACGACAGGGATATTGCCCCAGAGGGTAAAACAATTGAGGTTAGTTGTTAGTGCATGAATGCAGTGAATATGCTTGCCTGGTATCTCTTTCCCTTTTGAAGAcaataaaatagaaaaggaaaTCATAGTCCTTTGGATATCAGGGAGCTCTACTGTTTGAAAGTTATCTCATTAATCtgttgtgaatttaaatttcaaatattggattttttaattgtttgtgAATTCGTAGGAATCTAATGCTAACTTGGATGAAGTGGTAGCTCTTGCCAAAGAACTTCAGGTAACTTTACATGGTTGAATTACGTATTGGCTTTTAAATGATAACAAAGATATAACGTAACAATCTCCCTTTTTATTCGATTCATGCATGTGGAAGTTGAGATCAATGCATTTCTCTCTGTAAACACTTTGAAGCTTTTATCGAGAAAAATGCAGAAACTTTAATTTGGATGCTCATAGATACTTTCTTCCAATATTGTTCTCTGTGAACAACTAGGGTACAAGGATTCGTCCTTTATGGGGTACAGCTCAGTTGTTCTTCCATCCAAGATACATGCATGGAGCTGCAACTAGGTACATGACGCTATATATTTGGCTTGATTTGATGACTTATTGAATGTTCCGCTGGTCTGACATTCTGACCTTTTCGTTATGCAGTCCTGAACTAGGAGTTTATGTATACTCGGCAGCACAGGTCAAGAAGGCAATTGAGGTTGGTGGTCGACTCCCCTGGTCATGTTCAAgttatacaaaatataaatgCACGTTTGACATTCCATTTTGTGCTGATAGGTTACACATTACCTAGGCGGAGAAAATTATGTCTTCTGGGGTGGTCGTGAAGGCTATCAGTCTCTTTTGAACACAGATATGGAAAGAGAGCTGAATCACATGGTATGATTATTATGTTATGCTATCTTTTCATGCCTTGTAGATTTATAATTTTGTGCCTTTTGTGTTTGCTTCTTCTGACATTAtgttttatttgccaaaatttGGAATTACATGATTGTCATATGCTTGCAGGCACGTTTTTTTGAAGCAGCTGTTGCCTACAAGAAGAAAATTGGATTCAATGGTATTTCTATCTTCAACTTTGTGTAGGAACTGATGTATATTTCTCTGAGTTGTAACAGTAATGTGAATGGTAGCTCAAACTTGTCCTAATGCTTGACTAGCACTTTGCCAGAAAATTTAATGCATTCCTAACTCTTTGATTCATTTGATGTTGCCAACGGTTAAACTAATAAAGGAAACAATGTTTTTCTCTCTAATAGCTGACATTGAAAATTGTTTTCAGGAACACTGCTCATCGAACCTAAACCCCAGGAGCCTACTAAACACCAGTATGTTTTTGTCAACCTTTACATTCTATGCATAAGACTGTTCAGCTTACACGACATATTCTCAATCTTGCCAGGTATGATTGGGATGCTGCAACATCAGCTAATTTCCTCCGGAAATACGGATTGATAGGTATTAATTATGGCATTCTGGAATTTTTGCAAAGTAACAAGAAAATTTCTGTTTGACAGCGGAATATTTGAGTTTAATTGGTGTTGGTGTTGCATATTCAGGCTTTGCCTTTTGCGACGATATGTCTACAGTACTCTTACCTGATGAATTATCTGTGAAAACTAACTTCATTGTTGATGGAATGAGGTGTATACATGAGAGTTTGATTGTTATAggagtagttttttttttagaaatattgTATGATAAATGAAATCACTTcagttcttcattttcttttccattttctatTCAGTTTATagtttcacaattttttttaaaaaaaaaaggttatatTTAACTACTATCAACGTCAAGAAAGCAAAGTTGTTAGTTAAGTGGAGAAAACCCCTACCTCTTTCGTCTTCATTTTTGAGAGACAGACTATGCTGCTGATTCAGTAAAGAATGTCTTTTGCATTTATTATTTTCCTCATCTTCTGTGCAGATGAATTTAAGCTGAACATTGAGTGCAACCACGCAACTCTCTCGGGTCACAGGTATGCTGTTTTCTGTTTGTTTCCCACCATCCATACATAAGTGAATTTAGCATTCCTGACACCCTCTCGTACAACGCAGCTGCCATCATGAGCTTGAGACTGCTAGAATTAATGGCATATTGGGGAATATTGATGCAAACTCTGGAGACCCTCAAGTTGGTATGCTCGATAGATTCTTCTGCTGAGCTCTATTTTACTAATGTTAAACGCATCGTATTCGTTTTGTGTCAGCAAGTTATAATACGAGTGTTGGCCTGTTGCAGGTTGGGATACAGACCAGTTTATGATGGATGTAGGAGAAGCAACTCTAGTTATGCTCTCTGTTATTAAAAATGTATGTGGATTTTGTAGTTTTTTATTCACAATGAAAGAAGTATCAGAAGCTCATATAAGCTAATAAACAAGGTTTTCTTGTTTATCTATGCACCACAGGGAGGATTGGCACCTGGaggatttaattttgatgcaaaactgTAAGCTTTCTCATTGGCTACTTACATTTGGTTTCCGATTTAAGATCTAGTATCCttaataaaaaaagttatatgGATCTATCTTGAATACATAAAATGTAATCAATGGTTCATGGTATCCTTAAAATTGTTGATGTTAATGTTTAATAGGCGGAGAGAAAGCACAGATGTTGAGGACCTTTTCATAGCTCATATCGCGGGTATGGATACTATTGCACGAGGCCTCCGAAATGCTGCCAAGCTAATTGAGGTGATGGTGTCTTGATTCTAtatatctttctttttgaagACCTTCCATGTTTTATGCCTTACTTAAATTATGTGTCCACGTACTCGAGCAGGGCGGTTTGTTGGATGAGCTAGTTCGCAAGAGGTATCAAAGTTTTGACACAGAATTGGGAGCCCAAATCGAGGCAAGTTTAATTTTGATGGTACCTACTCCTTTGTTGTGTATTGCTTGAGTCTTGACCGTGGAATGATGCAACAGGCTGGAAAGGCTGATTTCGATCTACTGGAGAAGAAGGCTATAAAATGGGGGGAATCCAAAGTTGGTTCTGCTAAGCAGGTAACAACAATTGTAGATTGTAGAGTTGCTTGAGTtttaaacatttcattcattcaAATCGTGATTGCAGGAGTTGGCGGAGATGATATTCCAGTCTGCAATATAGGGTGGACCTTTTTCCCTTTATTTGCTTCGGAACACAACTTCAATAAACTAGGCTACATTCACTTTTCTATGCATATTTCTTTCCCCTTAATTTTTCTGAGAAGAATCTAATTATATACTCTTTTAGCTTTAAATAAGTCTATTAAAGATTAGTTTATACAAGGATcactttaaatatatatatatatatatatatataggccaaggttcgatgaagaaggcctaaatgtaagaaaaaagagagaagtaatctcatccgttgatcttatctaatctaacggacatgatttattcacgtcatgttcaacggatttttctGTTGAACGTATGGGGGGTCAaaccccagaacccccaaaaatattgtatatgttcacgaatgttcaacgaaaaaatctgttgaacatggcgtgaataaatcatgtccgttagattatataagatcaacggatgagatttcttctctcttctctcttacatttaggcctttttcattgaacctaatcctatatagtatatatatatatatatatatatatatatatatatattttcacttCATCTCATGGCTTGTTAAGTTTACttgattgtttaattataactattttaaattttaatatttttaaattatactccctctgtctcattgataatggttcattttcatttttttgcttGTTCCATTGATAATGGTCTATTTCATAAAAAGAAACCACCTACCCTCACAAAAAGTTGTGGAGCTCTGCAACTTTCTATcacttttattctttaatcatTATTCTTC
This window encodes:
- the LOC131004993 gene encoding xylose isomerase-like; the protein is MKSPKFLLLLLSLNVVSYIATAAPPPTCPADVSSGCDSGSGEWEGEFFPGISKIKYEGPTSKNPLSYKWYNAEEEILGKKMKDWLRFSIAFWHTFRGTGGDPFGAPTKMWPWEDGTNSLAMAKRRMRANFEFIDKLGVDRWCFHDRDIAPEGKTIEESNANLDEVVALAKELQGTRIRPLWGTAQLFFHPRYMHGAATSPELGVYVYSAAQVKKAIEVTHYLGGENYVFWGGREGYQSLLNTDMERELNHMARFFEAAVAYKKKIGFNGTLLIEPKPQEPTKHQYDWDAATSANFLRKYGLIDEFKLNIECNHATLSGHSCHHELETARINGILGNIDANSGDPQVGWDTDQFMMDVGEATLVMLSVIKNGGLAPGGFNFDAKLRRESTDVEDLFIAHIAGMDTIARGLRNAAKLIEGGLLDELVRKRYQSFDTELGAQIEAGKADFDLLEKKAIKWGESKVGSAKQELAEMIFQSAI